One part of the Thiomicrospira cyclica ALM1 genome encodes these proteins:
- the malQ gene encoding 4-alpha-glucanotransferase — translation MTPRAGLLLHPTSLPSGVIDTDVERLIDWVADSGLGIWQMLPLTPPHDDLSPYQSLSAFAMNPALLPGAWQQQFVEADFQAYLQSPPAWLEDFALFCVLKSMHNQASWSDWPDPYKYRDSAALAAFTDAHQPAMMTIKRQQFALSQRWQAIKEYANAKQIELFGDLPIFVAFDSADVWAHPQEFLLDEYLQPSFVTGVPPDYFSETGQRWGNPHYNWPYMQQTGFQWWLDRMGQSFALFDLVRIDHFRGLEASWYIPASEPTAMNGEWRNVPGETLLAQIMSTYPEATLVAEDLGIITPEVVALKKAFDLPGMAVLQFGFSGLPDNPHAPTSLETRSVVYTGTHDNDTSLGWFNSLAPDTQHWVRGQLPDGGDMPWPLIACAVASPAERVIVPMQDWLGLGAEARMNTPGTIEHNWLWRFDWSDLPDDLAPRIRDLVAGHGRV, via the coding sequence ATGACACCACGTGCAGGGTTATTATTGCATCCAACATCATTACCGAGCGGTGTGATAGATACTGATGTAGAACGATTAATTGATTGGGTGGCAGATTCAGGTTTAGGTATTTGGCAAATGTTGCCGCTGACACCCCCTCATGACGATCTATCTCCTTATCAAAGTTTATCGGCTTTTGCGATGAACCCGGCGTTATTGCCGGGGGCATGGCAACAACAATTTGTCGAAGCCGATTTTCAAGCCTATTTACAGTCACCACCGGCATGGCTAGAAGATTTTGCGTTGTTCTGTGTCTTAAAATCCATGCATAACCAGGCCTCCTGGTCTGATTGGCCTGATCCTTACAAATATAGGGATAGCGCTGCTTTAGCCGCATTTACTGATGCGCATCAGCCTGCAATGATGACGATAAAGCGACAACAGTTTGCCTTATCGCAACGCTGGCAAGCGATTAAGGAGTATGCCAATGCTAAGCAAATCGAACTCTTTGGCGATCTGCCGATTTTTGTTGCGTTTGATAGTGCCGACGTCTGGGCGCACCCGCAAGAATTTTTGCTTGACGAGTATTTGCAACCGAGCTTTGTAACCGGTGTGCCGCCGGATTATTTTTCTGAGACAGGCCAGCGCTGGGGTAATCCGCATTACAATTGGCCGTATATGCAACAGACTGGCTTTCAGTGGTGGTTGGATCGCATGGGGCAAAGTTTTGCCCTATTTGATTTAGTCCGTATTGATCATTTCCGCGGCTTAGAAGCAAGTTGGTACATTCCAGCCAGTGAGCCAACAGCCATGAATGGCGAGTGGCGGAATGTGCCTGGCGAGACGTTATTAGCACAAATTATGTCAACCTATCCAGAAGCAACTTTGGTTGCCGAAGACTTGGGGATTATTACACCAGAGGTTGTGGCACTCAAAAAGGCATTTGATTTGCCAGGTATGGCGGTATTGCAATTTGGTTTCAGTGGTTTGCCAGATAACCCGCATGCACCGACCAGCTTAGAGACTAGATCAGTTGTTTACACGGGCACCCATGATAATGATACCAGTCTGGGTTGGTTCAATAGTTTAGCGCCAGATACCCAGCACTGGGTGCGTGGACAATTGCCCGATGGAGGGGATATGCCCTGGCCCCTAATTGCCTGTGCTGTGGCTTCGCCGGCTGAGCGTGTTATAGTGCCCATGCAGGACTGGTTAGGTCTGGGTGCCGAAGCAAGAATGAATACGCCCGGTACCATCGAGCATAATTGGTTGTGGCGTTTTGATTGGAGCGATCTACCTGACGATTTAGCGCCCAGAATTCGCGATTTAGTGGCAGGCCATGGTCGAGTTTAG
- the glgC gene encoding glucose-1-phosphate adenylyltransferase codes for MKNYIETKSSNDLTRKTLALVLAGGEGSRLKNLTEWRAKPAVPFGGKYRIIDFVLSNCVNSGIRKIGVLTQYKSHSLIRHVQRAWSFMRYEVGEFVELLPAQQRIDKEWYKGTADALYQNLDIVRRHTPEYVMVLGGDHIYSMDYSKMLYTHAQSGADVTIGCIEVPRMEATGFGVMSVNKDFKITKFTEKPANPEAMPGKPEKALASMGIYIFSTEFLFQKLIEDHDNPNSSNDFGKDIIPSIINEYNVQAYPFVDDKDEPAYWRDVGTLESYWQASLDLCSITPELNLYNRDWPIWTYQAQMPPAKFAFDDEGRRGQAIDSMISAGCILSGAKVKRSVISSGCFLHSYTMIKDSVLLPRVEVGRNCRIQNAIIDKGCYIPEGTVIGEDPVEDAKRFYVDEKGLVLVTPKMLGQTLHFTR; via the coding sequence ATGAAAAATTATATAGAAACAAAAAGCAGTAACGATTTGACTCGCAAAACGCTGGCGTTGGTGTTAGCTGGAGGCGAAGGAAGTCGTCTTAAAAACCTTACAGAATGGCGCGCAAAACCGGCGGTGCCATTTGGCGGTAAGTATCGGATTATCGATTTTGTTTTGTCGAATTGTGTTAATTCTGGGATTCGTAAAATTGGCGTGTTAACCCAATATAAGTCGCACTCTTTGATTCGCCATGTGCAGCGCGCGTGGAGCTTTATGCGCTATGAAGTCGGTGAGTTTGTTGAACTCTTACCGGCTCAACAACGTATTGATAAGGAATGGTACAAAGGAACCGCCGATGCGCTTTATCAGAACTTAGACATTGTAAGACGTCATACGCCTGAGTATGTGATGGTGTTAGGTGGCGATCATATTTACTCGATGGATTATTCCAAAATGCTCTATACCCATGCCCAATCTGGTGCGGATGTGACCATTGGTTGTATCGAGGTGCCGCGCATGGAGGCCACGGGTTTTGGCGTGATGTCGGTCAATAAAGATTTTAAAATTACCAAGTTCACTGAAAAGCCAGCAAATCCAGAGGCGATGCCAGGCAAGCCAGAAAAGGCGCTGGCATCGATGGGTATTTATATCTTTTCGACGGAATTTTTATTTCAAAAGCTCATCGAAGACCATGACAATCCCAACTCTTCAAATGATTTTGGTAAGGACATTATTCCATCAATTATCAATGAATATAACGTACAAGCTTATCCGTTTGTTGATGATAAAGATGAGCCAGCCTATTGGCGTGATGTTGGAACCCTTGAGTCTTATTGGCAAGCCAGTTTAGATTTGTGTTCCATTACGCCAGAACTGAATTTATATAATCGCGATTGGCCGATATGGACCTATCAGGCACAAATGCCACCGGCAAAATTTGCCTTTGATGATGAGGGTCGCCGAGGGCAAGCAATTGACTCAATGATTTCTGCGGGTTGTATTTTGTCAGGTGCTAAGGTCAAGCGCTCTGTTATTTCCAGTGGTTGTTTTTTACACAGCTATACCATGATTAAAGATTCGGTTTTGTTGCCGCGCGTAGAAGTCGGTCGTAATTGCCGAATCCAAAATGCCATTATTGACAAAGGTTGCTATATTCCGGAAGGCACGGTTATTGGCGAAGATCCTGTTGAGGATGCGAAACGTTTTTATGTGGATGAAAAAGGTTTGGTGTTGGTGACGCCAAAAATGTTAGGACAAACCCTGCATTTCACCCGTTAG
- a CDS encoding glucokinase: protein MQQTILIADIGGTNSRFQIWQRDRFPAGQDDKQDWLCVSDQRYASEAYETFDALLDQVVASANATNFQAVVIGAAGPVKAGQVQFTNLNWFISEATLQKRFLQAQVALLNDFTIAAYALDSLTSKDSQIIYSPLSHQTNDLRLLVGAGTGLGVALLRGYGTELSVVATEAGHIDFAPITKQDSQLQAWLMQSWTHVSFERLVSGDGLVAIYQFLSQQSAFASAHGPSAPTIASLADTGDNIAIEAIRLFWGYYGQFIGNMALCWPAFGGIYIAGGMAPKLVRWMEVPAFLTRLQQKGRMQPIVENCALHLVKALDLGLLGARNYASHQLHDQPTYL from the coding sequence ATGCAACAAACCATTTTGATAGCGGATATTGGCGGCACGAATAGTCGCTTTCAAATTTGGCAGCGTGACCGGTTTCCAGCGGGTCAAGATGACAAACAGGACTGGTTGTGTGTGTCAGATCAGCGCTACGCAAGTGAGGCATATGAGACATTTGATGCCTTGCTCGATCAGGTGGTTGCCTCAGCGAATGCCACAAACTTTCAAGCCGTGGTGATTGGCGCAGCAGGTCCGGTCAAAGCGGGGCAGGTTCAGTTTACAAATCTTAATTGGTTTATTTCAGAAGCCACTCTTCAAAAGCGATTTCTTCAGGCACAGGTTGCACTGCTTAATGATTTTACGATTGCGGCTTATGCATTGGATTCGCTGACCAGTAAAGACAGTCAGATTATTTATTCACCCTTGTCTCATCAGACTAATGACTTGCGACTTTTAGTAGGCGCGGGTACGGGATTAGGGGTCGCGTTATTGCGTGGTTATGGAACAGAGTTATCGGTGGTGGCGACGGAAGCTGGTCACATCGATTTTGCGCCGATTACCAAACAAGATAGCCAGTTGCAGGCCTGGTTAATGCAATCTTGGACTCATGTCTCATTTGAGCGTTTAGTGTCCGGAGATGGGTTGGTGGCTATTTATCAGTTTTTATCCCAGCAATCGGCCTTTGCGTCAGCGCATGGACCTTCAGCACCGACTATTGCAAGTTTAGCGGATACGGGTGATAACATTGCAATTGAGGCCATCAGGCTTTTTTGGGGTTATTACGGTCAATTTATTGGTAATATGGCATTATGTTGGCCGGCTTTTGGCGGCATATATATCGCTGGTGGCATGGCACCAAAACTTGTAAGATGGATGGAAGTGCCAGCGTTTTTAACACGCTTACAGCAAAAAGGTCGCATGCAGCCGATTGTTGAGAATTGTGCCTTGCATCTTGTTAAAGCACTGGATTTAGGCTTGCTGGGTGCCCGCAACTATGCCAGCCATCAACTCCATGATCAGCCAACCTATCTATAA
- the glgA gene encoding glycogen synthase GlgA, which yields MPKKQRILFASSEVYPLIKTGGLADVSGGLPSALVALGQNVRVIMPAYQQVMDHLNKVSVLSQFEVGACGRTLRVRVLQAKVEGLNAPVWLIDIPELFNRPGNPYLAPDGADWWDNGERFGVFSKAVVEVAMNRAGLKWQADVVHANDWQTGLVPALLTLESTPPRTVFTVHNMAYAGLFPKSFFDAMWLPWSWWQPDGVEFYGYMSMLKAGIRYADWVTTVSPTYAQEMCYPEFAYGLEGVLQQRSEQGRLLGILNGIDDHEWNPATDKYISYNYSVKKGRVSAKAQNKVLLLTLLGHPTPEAMAKVPLIGLVGRLVDQKGIDLVVDQLPLWLEKHAMMLVVVGTGMPHYEQALLELAQRFPDRLFVHLGYSETLAHQVEAGADMFLMPSRFEPCGLNQMYSLAYGTPPIVHHTGGLADTVVNASAAHIADKTANGFVFYDPNPHALTAAMEHAIELYNKPKTWQQIQKTGMNRASGWQTSAQAYLNLYLQELSHVH from the coding sequence TTGCCAAAGAAACAACGCATTTTATTTGCAAGCTCAGAAGTATACCCCTTAATAAAAACCGGTGGCTTAGCCGATGTTTCCGGTGGTTTGCCTTCGGCGCTGGTGGCATTAGGTCAAAATGTACGAGTGATTATGCCAGCTTATCAGCAGGTTATGGATCATCTCAATAAAGTCAGTGTACTCAGTCAGTTTGAAGTCGGGGCCTGTGGACGAACACTAAGGGTTCGAGTCCTGCAAGCGAAAGTCGAAGGTTTGAATGCCCCCGTTTGGCTGATTGATATTCCCGAACTCTTTAACCGTCCGGGTAATCCATATTTAGCTCCCGATGGGGCTGATTGGTGGGACAACGGCGAACGCTTTGGGGTGTTTTCCAAAGCCGTTGTTGAAGTTGCGATGAATCGCGCAGGCTTAAAGTGGCAAGCGGATGTGGTTCATGCTAATGATTGGCAAACAGGCCTGGTGCCAGCACTGCTCACCTTGGAGAGCACGCCGCCCCGCACAGTATTTACTGTGCACAACATGGCGTATGCCGGCTTATTTCCGAAAAGTTTTTTTGATGCCATGTGGCTACCTTGGAGTTGGTGGCAGCCAGATGGTGTTGAGTTTTATGGTTATATGTCGATGCTGAAAGCTGGCATTCGATATGCCGATTGGGTGACTACCGTTAGCCCAACCTATGCACAGGAAATGTGTTATCCCGAGTTTGCTTATGGCTTAGAAGGGGTGTTACAGCAGCGCAGTGAACAAGGTCGATTATTAGGCATTTTAAATGGCATTGATGACCACGAATGGAACCCGGCGACTGATAAATATATTTCTTATAACTATTCAGTTAAAAAAGGGCGGGTGAGTGCAAAAGCACAAAACAAAGTCTTATTACTAACGCTACTGGGGCATCCGACACCTGAGGCCATGGCTAAAGTCCCTTTAATTGGCCTGGTGGGTCGATTGGTCGATCAAAAGGGTATCGATTTAGTGGTCGATCAGTTGCCACTGTGGCTTGAAAAGCATGCGATGATGTTGGTAGTGGTTGGGACCGGTATGCCCCATTACGAGCAGGCATTATTAGAATTAGCGCAGCGCTTTCCAGACCGCTTGTTTGTGCATTTGGGCTATTCCGAAACTTTGGCGCATCAGGTAGAAGCGGGTGCCGATATGTTTTTAATGCCGTCACGTTTTGAACCCTGTGGCCTTAATCAAATGTATAGTCTGGCCTATGGTACGCCGCCGATTGTGCATCATACTGGTGGCTTAGCCGATACCGTAGTGAATGCAAGCGCCGCGCATATTGCCGATAAAACCGCCAACGGATTTGTGTTTTATGATCCAAATCCGCATGCGCTGACCGCCGCGATGGAACATGCTATTGAACTTTATAATAAGCCAAAAACTTGGCAACAAATTCAAAAAACGGGGATGAATCGCGCGTCTGGTTGGCAGACCAGCGCGCAGGCTTATTTAAATCTATACCTTCAGGAGTTATCACATGTTCACTAA
- a CDS encoding glycoside hydrolase family 57 protein, with protein MHQPHYRDGLDGQYRLPWVYLHAIKDYTDMAALLEANPAARVVVNFAPVLLEQLDDYAEQLRYWRDGQHLMQDCMLNLLAGAKPIPSGVNGRLELVRACRRAYAPTMIDTLPAFARLLHLLEGLTEDSPIYREKMAYLNDGYFRDLLVWYHLAWMGASLRDSDARVKSLMAKERGYDQRDQADLIDVIYEAIAGIIPRYKSLWEKGQIELSMTPYGHPIVPLLIDFKSLEEAMPDAPKPQASHYPDGYARAKWHLEHGLKVFESHFGHQPKGVWLSEGAVSEAAVGLLDEMDFAWTASGEGVWRHSCERSQINPHDLACKRALYQPMQQGSKNCKIFFRDDGLSDFIGFQYKDWQAQDAAQDFAQHMANIANFLGAQASEHVVSVILDGENAWEYYPNNAQDFLTQLYAELAKHPQVELTTFSSALANGAKARHLPILKAGSWVYGSFSTWMGDPDKNRGWDLLVHAKQAYDKQVDAGALDASALQAATQQLAVCEGSDWFWWFGDYNPAGSVSDFDHLYRRHLTRLYQLLNLTPPDELEIPLSKGGGNAENAGTMRRNI; from the coding sequence ATGCACCAACCACATTATCGTGATGGACTTGATGGGCAATATCGGTTGCCCTGGGTTTATTTGCATGCCATTAAGGATTACACGGATATGGCGGCGTTGCTGGAGGCTAATCCAGCGGCACGGGTTGTGGTTAATTTTGCGCCAGTTTTATTAGAGCAGCTAGATGATTATGCCGAACAGTTAAGGTACTGGCGTGATGGCCAGCATCTTATGCAAGATTGCATGTTAAATTTGCTGGCAGGGGCAAAACCTATTCCCTCGGGTGTTAATGGTCGGCTTGAGCTTGTACGCGCTTGCAGGCGCGCTTATGCACCGACGATGATTGATACCTTGCCTGCGTTTGCGCGTTTGTTGCATTTGCTCGAGGGACTAACGGAAGACTCGCCGATTTACCGAGAAAAAATGGCCTATCTTAATGACGGGTATTTTCGTGATTTATTAGTTTGGTATCACTTGGCTTGGATGGGTGCGAGTTTGCGAGATAGCGATGCCCGTGTGAAGAGTTTAATGGCAAAAGAACGGGGCTATGATCAACGTGATCAAGCCGATTTAATCGATGTTATATATGAAGCCATTGCCGGTATCATCCCACGTTATAAATCCTTGTGGGAAAAAGGTCAAATTGAGCTATCCATGACACCCTATGGTCACCCCATTGTGCCATTATTAATTGATTTTAAAAGCTTAGAAGAGGCGATGCCGGATGCGCCTAAGCCGCAAGCTAGTCATTATCCCGATGGGTATGCGCGTGCCAAGTGGCATCTTGAACATGGCTTAAAGGTGTTTGAATCGCATTTTGGCCATCAACCCAAAGGCGTGTGGTTATCTGAAGGAGCGGTTAGCGAAGCCGCTGTTGGTTTATTGGATGAAATGGACTTTGCTTGGACGGCTTCGGGCGAAGGGGTGTGGCGTCACTCATGTGAGCGTTCGCAAATTAATCCGCATGATCTAGCGTGCAAAAGAGCACTCTACCAGCCGATGCAGCAAGGCTCTAAAAACTGCAAAATTTTCTTTCGTGATGATGGCTTGTCGGATTTTATCGGTTTTCAATATAAAGATTGGCAGGCGCAGGATGCCGCACAAGATTTTGCCCAACATATGGCTAACATAGCCAATTTTTTAGGCGCTCAGGCCAGCGAGCATGTGGTCAGTGTGATTTTGGATGGTGAGAACGCATGGGAGTACTATCCAAACAATGCCCAAGATTTCTTAACCCAACTGTATGCCGAACTGGCGAAGCATCCGCAAGTGGAGTTAACAACCTTCTCAAGTGCGCTCGCGAATGGGGCTAAAGCGCGCCATTTACCCATTCTCAAAGCCGGTAGCTGGGTTTATGGTTCTTTTTCGACTTGGATGGGCGACCCGGATAAAAACCGCGGTTGGGATTTATTGGTTCATGCTAAGCAAGCCTATGATAAACAAGTCGATGCGGGTGCTCTGGACGCATCTGCCTTGCAAGCAGCAACCCAACAGTTAGCTGTGTGTGAGGGGTCGGATTGGTTTTGGTGGTTTGGCGATTACAATCCCGCAGGCAGTGTCAGTGATTTTGACCATCTTTATCGTCGTCATTTAACCCGCTTGTATCAATTATTAAACTTAACCCCGCCCGATGAATTGGAGATACCTTTATCCAAAGGCGGAGGTAATGCGGAAAACGCTGGCACAATGCGCCGCAATATTTAG
- a CDS encoding D-sedoheptulose-7-phosphate isomerase, translating into MVDFASVERAHQQAIASVFSQSATVGAVTDAMIHALNSGHKVLWCGNGGSAAEAQHMSAELMVRYVVNRRPLASIALTTDTSLLTAHSNDFDFASVFSRQIAALGQAGDMLVAISTSGHSVNVLQALQQAKQQGLVTFALTGQGPNPLAGQADFAICVDSTTTARIQEAHTLVNHLICEGLDLAFNHN; encoded by the coding sequence ATGGTTGATTTTGCCAGTGTTGAGCGCGCGCATCAGCAGGCGATAGCATCGGTGTTTAGCCAGTCGGCGACAGTGGGTGCGGTGACCGATGCGATGATTCACGCACTTAATAGCGGTCACAAGGTGTTATGGTGTGGCAACGGTGGCAGTGCGGCAGAAGCCCAGCATATGTCCGCCGAGTTGATGGTGCGTTATGTGGTTAATCGTCGCCCGTTAGCTTCAATAGCATTAACAACAGATACTTCATTGTTAACCGCGCACTCCAATGATTTTGATTTCGCTTCGGTGTTTTCACGCCAAATAGCCGCATTGGGACAAGCGGGTGATATGCTGGTCGCTATTTCAACATCCGGCCACAGCGTCAATGTGTTGCAAGCACTACAACAAGCGAAGCAGCAAGGTTTGGTTACTTTTGCCTTAACCGGCCAGGGACCGAATCCGTTAGCAGGGCAAGCGGATTTCGCAATTTGTGTTGATTCGACTACAACAGCACGTATTCAAGAGGCCCATACTCTGGTGAACCATCTGATTTGTGAAGGCTTAGATCTCGCATTTAATCACAACTAA
- the glgB gene encoding 1,4-alpha-glucan branching protein GlgB, whose amino-acid sequence MTELNPAIQAGLVKLHEGRLHDPFELLGWHPVADTWQLRVWLPTALEVRIGKQLCEPLGSQHSGLFALTYSQQQYQQQLKQTAHPMVEWQEADGRSHQGAMPYTFAPLLGELDLHLFAQGQHWRIYDHLGAHLTEVDGVAGVRFAVWAPAAERVSVVGDFNGWHGLRHPMRCRGSSGLWELFIPGLQAQDCYKYEIRNAQTGAVFTKTDPYARAMELRPATASLVEQSHHQWQDQDWLKERQQDQWATKPISIYEVHLGSWQKDDQGHFLNYRELAHRLVPYVQWLGFSHIELLPITEHPFDGSWGYQTSGYYAPTSRFGSPDDFRYFVDYCHQHGIGVYLDWVPAHFPKDSFALARFDGTALYEHEDPRLGEHRDWGTYIFNYSRNEVRNFLIANALYWLDEFHLDGLRVDAVASMLYLDYSRNEDEWIPNEYGGRENLAAIAFMQQLNAEVHSQHPGTVVMAEESTSWPMVSRPTWMGGLGFSMKWNMGWMNDTLDYFAKDPIYRPYHHNQLTFSQVYAYTENFILPISHDEVVHLKGSLLTKMPGDHWQKFANLRLLLGYQWLQPGKKLLFMGCEFAPWDEWTETQSLPWYLEHQPAHRGVQLLMKALNELYRQTYALHERDFEQQGFAWLDCHDYEQSVISFERHSAQGSVVVIFNFTPVLRNHYRIGLSHHGVYREILNSDSNLFGGSNQGNLGQVCSELQPWMDRPASAEIVLPPLGFIVLQQE is encoded by the coding sequence GTGACAGAGTTAAACCCCGCGATACAAGCAGGCCTGGTTAAGTTGCATGAGGGACGTTTGCATGATCCCTTTGAGTTATTAGGTTGGCACCCAGTTGCTGATACTTGGCAATTGCGGGTTTGGTTGCCTACCGCTCTGGAAGTTCGGATAGGTAAGCAGTTGTGTGAGCCGTTGGGCAGTCAGCACAGTGGCTTGTTTGCGTTGACCTATTCACAACAGCAGTATCAGCAGCAGCTTAAACAAACAGCACACCCAATGGTTGAATGGCAAGAAGCTGATGGTCGAAGCCATCAAGGTGCGATGCCCTATACCTTTGCCCCATTACTGGGCGAGTTGGACTTGCATCTGTTTGCGCAAGGCCAGCATTGGCGGATTTATGATCATTTAGGTGCGCATTTAACCGAGGTTGATGGTGTAGCGGGCGTTCGTTTTGCTGTTTGGGCACCAGCGGCCGAGCGTGTCTCGGTTGTGGGTGATTTTAATGGCTGGCATGGTTTACGTCATCCGATGCGTTGTCGCGGCTCCAGTGGTCTTTGGGAATTGTTTATTCCGGGTCTACAGGCACAAGATTGTTATAAATATGAGATTCGTAATGCGCAAACGGGCGCTGTATTTACTAAAACCGATCCCTATGCGCGTGCGATGGAGTTACGGCCGGCTACCGCGTCTTTGGTTGAACAAAGTCATCATCAATGGCAGGACCAGGACTGGTTAAAAGAACGTCAGCAAGATCAGTGGGCGACTAAACCCATTAGTATCTATGAGGTCCATTTGGGATCATGGCAAAAAGACGATCAAGGCCATTTCTTAAATTACCGTGAACTCGCCCATCGCTTAGTGCCTTATGTGCAATGGCTCGGTTTTAGCCATATTGAATTGTTACCGATTACCGAGCATCCTTTTGATGGTTCCTGGGGTTATCAAACCTCAGGCTATTATGCGCCGACAAGTCGCTTTGGCAGTCCCGATGACTTTCGCTATTTTGTGGACTATTGCCATCAACACGGCATTGGGGTGTATTTGGATTGGGTGCCAGCGCATTTTCCAAAAGACAGTTTTGCCTTGGCGCGTTTTGATGGCACTGCTCTATATGAGCACGAGGATCCACGTTTAGGTGAGCACCGAGATTGGGGCACTTATATTTTTAATTACAGTCGTAATGAGGTGCGTAATTTTCTGATTGCTAACGCGCTTTACTGGTTAGATGAATTTCATCTTGATGGTTTACGAGTGGATGCGGTTGCTTCGATGCTCTATTTGGATTATTCGCGCAATGAAGACGAGTGGATTCCTAATGAGTACGGTGGTCGCGAGAACTTGGCCGCAATTGCGTTTATGCAACAATTGAATGCGGAAGTCCATTCTCAGCATCCGGGCACGGTGGTGATGGCGGAAGAATCGACCTCCTGGCCGATGGTATCGCGTCCGACTTGGATGGGTGGCTTAGGCTTTTCGATGAAATGGAATATGGGTTGGATGAATGATACTTTGGATTATTTTGCCAAAGATCCGATTTATCGACCCTATCACCATAATCAGCTGACCTTTAGTCAGGTCTATGCCTATACCGAGAACTTTATTTTGCCGATTTCTCATGATGAGGTGGTGCACTTAAAAGGCTCTTTGTTAACCAAAATGCCAGGTGATCATTGGCAAAAGTTTGCCAATTTACGCTTGCTATTAGGCTATCAATGGTTACAGCCCGGTAAAAAATTGCTGTTTATGGGCTGTGAGTTTGCACCTTGGGACGAATGGACGGAAACCCAGAGTTTGCCTTGGTATTTAGAGCATCAACCGGCGCATCGTGGTGTGCAGTTGCTAATGAAGGCTTTGAATGAACTGTATCGGCAAACCTATGCACTGCATGAAAGAGACTTTGAGCAGCAAGGCTTTGCCTGGTTAGATTGCCATGATTATGAGCAGTCGGTGATTAGTTTTGAACGCCATAGTGCGCAGGGTAGTGTCGTTGTGATATTTAATTTTACTCCGGTACTGCGTAATCATTATCGAATTGGCTTGTCACACCATGGTGTTTATCGCGAAATCCTAAACTCCGATTCCAATTTGTTTGGTGGCAGTAATCAAGGAAATTTAGGTCAGGTGTGCAGTGAACTCCAACCCTGGATGGATCGTCCGGCATCGGCTGAGATTGTGTTACCGCCTTTAGGCTTTATCGTTTTACAACAGGAATAA